From the genome of Rarobacter incanus, one region includes:
- a CDS encoding MarR family winged helix-turn-helix transcriptional regulator gives MNDVRWLSAQELHTWVKLEVIAELLPAALDQPLQRDHNLNHFEYIVLAQLSESDRRTMPLTVLAARTSATLPRLSHVIRRLEDRGLVVRSTSELDRRVTLATLTDAGWDLVVRAAPTHVASVRDVVIDRLTPDQLRALDQITDAMLEALDPGDRKGLRQACGEKAPAPDGV, from the coding sequence ATGAATGACGTTCGTTGGCTCTCCGCGCAAGAGCTTCATACATGGGTAAAACTCGAAGTGATTGCGGAGTTGCTCCCTGCCGCGCTCGACCAGCCGTTGCAGCGCGACCACAACCTCAACCACTTTGAGTACATCGTCTTGGCGCAGCTTTCTGAATCGGATCGGCGCACCATGCCGCTGACCGTGCTGGCGGCGCGCACTAGCGCGACATTGCCTCGCCTTTCGCACGTGATCCGGCGGCTCGAAGACCGCGGTCTGGTGGTTCGATCAACCAGCGAACTAGATCGACGCGTCACCCTTGCGACGCTGACCGATGCCGGGTGGGACCTGGTGGTGCGGGCGGCCCCTACGCATGTGGCGAGCGTGCGCGACGTCGTGATCGACAGGCTGACCCCCGACCAGCTGCGGGCCCTCGACCAGATAACGGACGCGATGCTGGAAGCGCTGGATCCCGGCGATCGCAAGGGCCTGCGCCAGGCGTGCGGCGAGAAGGCCCCGGCTCCGGACGGCGTCTAG
- a CDS encoding TFIIB-type zinc ribbon-containing protein has protein sequence MSVPLQVGGHDKCPTCGSTDIAYSQQKGVLICRYCRAQWTERNIEAALGYDTEISALTGMHVARGAGAIDPNAADVVTIKCQGCGAEVVINSATNVQARCHWCRSVLSLNQRVANGAVPDAVLPFSLSHDQAVELVNQFAKKRMFFAHKGFKREFSAANVVGVYMPYLVADVNAHVEMAGEGEVQTRRYTVSTGENSSETRYDADVYRVARDFDITVDDLTVESSGQRAGMSRAQDTANVINAVLPFDTKKAVEYNANYLGGYTSEKRDLDVQDVGWRVGSMVFGIGTSLMRRTLTKYDRGVKWTGGKVKVKGARYLSMYAPIWLYSYYERRGSGKEFLHYIAVNGRTGAVMGSVPINKAKLGFFSAAVTLVTLIGGGVVFFL, from the coding sequence ATGAGCGTTCCCCTGCAGGTGGGCGGGCACGATAAGTGCCCGACGTGCGGTTCGACGGATATTGCCTACTCGCAGCAAAAGGGCGTGTTGATTTGCCGCTATTGCCGCGCGCAGTGGACCGAGCGCAACATTGAGGCGGCGCTGGGGTACGACACTGAGATCTCCGCGCTGACGGGTATGCATGTCGCTCGCGGAGCGGGCGCAATCGACCCCAACGCTGCCGATGTCGTCACGATCAAGTGCCAGGGTTGCGGGGCGGAAGTCGTCATCAACTCCGCCACCAACGTGCAGGCACGGTGCCACTGGTGCCGTTCCGTGCTCTCGCTCAACCAGAGGGTGGCGAATGGGGCCGTGCCGGATGCTGTGCTGCCGTTCTCGCTGAGCCACGACCAGGCAGTGGAACTCGTCAATCAATTCGCAAAAAAGCGGATGTTCTTCGCCCATAAGGGGTTCAAGAGGGAGTTCTCTGCCGCCAACGTGGTGGGTGTTTACATGCCCTACCTGGTTGCGGACGTCAACGCGCATGTCGAAATGGCGGGCGAGGGCGAGGTGCAGACGCGGCGATACACCGTCAGCACCGGCGAGAACTCTTCCGAGACCCGATACGACGCGGACGTCTACCGCGTGGCAAGGGATTTCGACATAACGGTGGACGATCTAACGGTCGAGTCTTCGGGCCAGCGGGCAGGGATGAGCCGCGCGCAGGACACGGCGAACGTCATCAACGCGGTGCTGCCCTTCGACACGAAGAAGGCAGTCGAGTACAACGCAAATTACCTGGGCGGGTACACCTCGGAGAAGCGTGATTTGGATGTCCAGGACGTCGGTTGGCGCGTCGGCAGCATGGTCTTTGGGATCGGCACTTCGCTGATGCGGCGGACCCTGACAAAGTACGACCGCGGCGTCAAGTGGACCGGCGGGAAAGTCAAGGTCAAGGGCGCCCGGTATCTTTCGATGTACGCGCCGATCTGGCTGTATTCCTATTACGAAAGGCGCGGAAGCGGCAAGGAATTCTTGCACTATATTGCCGTCAACGGCCGCACCGGAGCGGTGATGGGGTCCGTTCCCATCAACAAGGCGAAGCTGGGATTCTTCTCCGCCGCCGTGACGCTTGTGACGCTGATTGGCGGAGGGGTGGTGTTTTTCCTGTGA
- a CDS encoding SHOCT domain-containing protein produces the protein MGFIKAFAGAIGGTFADQWLDFLAPPAGLSPTAAIFAAVPQGQNAGRGSNTKGSSNIITNGSKIVVPEGYGLITFTEGRISGFIAEPGGYTFTSDDQNSQSIFAGDGFISPLVKTSWERFKFGGQPGAQQLAIYVNLKEIPNNRFGTQSEIYWDDAYLNAQVGALVRGTYTLKIVDPVLFVTRFVPATYIVPNGPVFDFTDIDNDAASQLFNEVVSALSPAFSMYTNDPSKGNRITRIQSDALGFAQSLGQAVEDGYKWRTERGLEIISVAIQAIEYDEDTRALLSDVKKADALSGQRGNTFLQQSVARGVQAAGETGGGAGLAMFGMGAGTAGGMAGSIQQPTQPTPGPFATPAPPAQQAPAAQPAAPGGGDAGDPVAKLAQFKQMLDAGLITQADFDAAKAKVLGL, from the coding sequence ATGGGATTCATCAAAGCGTTTGCGGGAGCAATCGGCGGGACATTTGCAGATCAATGGCTTGACTTTTTGGCCCCGCCTGCGGGACTTTCCCCCACGGCAGCGATTTTCGCGGCAGTCCCCCAGGGGCAAAACGCGGGGCGCGGGTCCAACACCAAGGGTTCGTCCAACATCATCACGAATGGCTCAAAGATTGTGGTCCCCGAAGGTTACGGGCTGATCACCTTCACGGAGGGTCGCATTAGTGGCTTCATTGCCGAGCCGGGCGGCTACACGTTCACCAGCGACGACCAGAACTCGCAATCCATCTTTGCGGGCGACGGGTTCATTTCCCCTCTGGTCAAGACGTCCTGGGAACGCTTCAAATTTGGCGGGCAGCCGGGGGCTCAGCAGCTGGCAATCTATGTCAACCTCAAGGAAATCCCGAACAACCGATTCGGCACGCAGTCGGAAATCTACTGGGACGATGCGTACCTCAACGCGCAGGTTGGGGCATTGGTCCGCGGCACGTACACGCTAAAGATCGTCGATCCGGTCTTGTTCGTCACTCGCTTCGTGCCGGCAACATACATTGTTCCCAACGGTCCCGTATTCGACTTCACGGACATCGACAACGACGCGGCTTCGCAGCTCTTTAACGAGGTCGTCAGCGCGCTTTCTCCCGCATTTTCGATGTACACCAACGACCCGTCCAAGGGAAACCGGATCACACGGATCCAGTCCGATGCGCTCGGATTCGCGCAGTCGCTGGGTCAGGCGGTTGAGGACGGGTATAAGTGGCGAACCGAACGCGGTTTGGAGATCATTAGCGTCGCTATCCAAGCGATTGAATATGACGAGGACACCCGCGCGTTGCTCTCCGATGTCAAGAAGGCGGATGCGCTTTCTGGGCAGCGCGGCAACACCTTCTTGCAGCAGTCCGTCGCGCGCGGCGTGCAGGCGGCCGGGGAAACCGGCGGCGGTGCGGGCCTGGCGATGTTCGGTATGGGTGCGGGCACAGCGGGCGGCATGGCGGGTTCGATCCAGCAGCCGACGCAGCCGACACCCGGCCCGTTTGCGACCCCCGCTCCGCCGGCGCAGCAAGCGCCCGCTGCCCAGCCGGCCGCTCCCGGCGGCGGCGATGCGGGCGATCCCGTAGCCAAGCTCGCGCAGTTCAAGCAGATGCTCGACGCCGGGTTGATCACGCAGGCGGACTTCGACGCGGCGAAGGCCAAGGTCCTCGGTCTATGA
- a CDS encoding FAD-binding and (Fe-S)-binding domain-containing protein codes for MTTAPAANAPSPIRPDVEPLVERLRARVEGEVSSSNLRRAEYSTDASNYRVVPEVVVIPASIDDVIATLELCREAGIPITTRGGGTSIAGNSIGPGVVIDFSRHLNKIISIDPVAQTAVIEPGVIMSDLQKAAAPYGLRFGPDPSTQNRATLGGMIGNNACGPHAVAYGRTSDNIIELDVIDGTGRRFTVGPDGQGMDAVAGLAELVQENLALIRTELGRFGRQVSGYSLEHLLPENGSNLAKALAGTEGSVVTMLRATVRLVPVPSAPTLVVLGYESMPLAADDVPLLLACKPLAIEGMDARLIDIIKRAKGRDAVPTLPAGSGWLMVEVGGETAEDAMENARNLVRVARTEEAMIFPAGPEATRMWRIRADGAGLAGRTPSGDQGWPGWEDAAVLPENLGAYLRDFDRLLEEYGLDGVPYGHFGDGCIHVRINLPLEDNAAVFRRFLEDAAALVARHGGSLSGEHGDGRARSELLPAMYSQQAIDLFAQFKGLFDPNDLLNPGVVVRPDPLDANLRRPNAKPVNPTTGFAFKHDGGDFTKAVHRCTGVGKCRADNFSAGGFMCPSYQATRDEKDVTRGRARVLQELVNGSLITGSWSAPEVADALDLCLSCKACSSDCPAGVDMAAYKAEVLHRKYERKVRPVNHYVLGWLPRWARLVSGFAPLAAIANWFLSFRPFARLVLRVGGMDPRRAMATFATEPFRKWVRKQDEVRLSAATPSSANGAAAARPRVVLWADSFSDSMTPDTAKAALRVLDAAGYDVIVPGGEACCGLTWISTGQLSGARKKQEQLLKVLGPFAVAGIPIIGVEPSCTGVLRSDLLELHPDDPRAVAVANKTMTLAELLTAPAPVGPEGRWTMPDLSDVTAIVQPHCHHHSVMGFGPDEKLLKDAGAQLTTLSGCCGLAGNFGMENGHYEVSVQVAENELLPALRAAGEGDIFMADGFSCRTQAADLAGVQGKTLAQVIADRL; via the coding sequence GTGACAACCGCACCTGCAGCAAACGCCCCGAGCCCGATCCGCCCCGACGTCGAACCGCTCGTTGAGCGACTACGCGCGCGCGTGGAGGGGGAGGTCTCGTCCTCTAATCTGCGACGTGCGGAGTATTCGACTGATGCCTCGAACTATCGCGTGGTTCCGGAAGTCGTTGTGATCCCCGCCTCGATCGATGACGTCATCGCCACCCTGGAACTGTGCCGCGAGGCGGGCATCCCGATCACAACCCGCGGCGGAGGGACATCGATCGCGGGCAATTCGATCGGCCCCGGCGTCGTCATCGACTTCTCCCGGCACCTCAACAAGATCATCAGCATCGACCCCGTCGCGCAGACCGCCGTCATCGAACCCGGCGTGATCATGTCGGACCTGCAAAAGGCGGCCGCGCCCTACGGCTTGCGGTTCGGGCCCGACCCGTCCACGCAGAACCGCGCGACGCTGGGCGGCATGATCGGCAATAACGCCTGCGGGCCGCACGCCGTTGCATACGGGCGGACTTCCGACAACATCATCGAGCTGGACGTGATAGACGGGACGGGGCGCCGCTTCACGGTCGGGCCGGACGGGCAGGGCATGGACGCCGTTGCGGGTCTTGCGGAATTGGTGCAGGAAAATCTGGCGCTCATCAGGACCGAACTGGGGCGCTTTGGGCGCCAGGTTTCGGGGTATTCGCTCGAACACCTACTTCCCGAAAACGGGTCGAACCTGGCCAAGGCGCTCGCGGGCACCGAAGGGTCCGTTGTGACCATGTTGCGGGCCACCGTGCGGCTGGTGCCCGTCCCCTCCGCCCCCACGCTGGTCGTCTTGGGGTACGAGTCGATGCCGCTTGCCGCCGACGATGTACCACTGTTGCTGGCCTGCAAGCCGCTTGCGATCGAGGGCATGGATGCGCGCCTGATCGACATCATCAAGCGCGCAAAGGGACGCGACGCCGTGCCGACGCTGCCCGCGGGCAGCGGCTGGTTGATGGTAGAGGTCGGTGGGGAGACGGCCGAAGACGCCATGGAAAACGCCCGGAACTTGGTGCGCGTCGCCCGCACCGAGGAGGCCATGATCTTTCCGGCGGGACCCGAGGCCACGCGCATGTGGCGCATTCGCGCCGATGGGGCCGGGCTGGCGGGGAGGACCCCGTCGGGCGACCAGGGGTGGCCCGGCTGGGAGGACGCGGCGGTGCTGCCGGAAAACCTCGGCGCCTACCTGCGGGACTTCGACAGACTGTTGGAGGAATACGGCCTGGACGGGGTGCCGTATGGCCACTTCGGCGACGGCTGCATTCACGTTCGGATCAACCTGCCGCTCGAGGACAATGCGGCAGTTTTCCGCCGGTTCTTGGAGGATGCCGCCGCGCTTGTGGCGCGTCACGGCGGGTCCCTTTCCGGTGAGCACGGCGATGGCAGAGCGCGCTCCGAATTGCTGCCGGCTATGTACTCGCAGCAGGCGATCGATCTATTTGCGCAGTTCAAGGGCCTGTTCGACCCCAACGATCTGCTAAACCCCGGCGTTGTTGTGCGCCCCGACCCGCTCGATGCAAACCTGCGCCGGCCCAACGCCAAGCCGGTCAATCCGACCACCGGATTCGCGTTCAAGCACGACGGCGGCGACTTCACCAAGGCCGTTCACCGCTGCACGGGTGTGGGTAAATGCCGGGCGGACAACTTCAGTGCGGGCGGGTTTATGTGCCCGTCCTACCAGGCCACGCGCGATGAAAAGGATGTCACCCGCGGGCGGGCGCGCGTGCTGCAGGAACTGGTCAACGGTTCGCTCATCACCGGCAGCTGGTCCGCCCCCGAGGTCGCGGATGCGCTGGACCTGTGCTTGAGCTGCAAGGCCTGCTCATCCGATTGCCCCGCGGGCGTTGACATGGCGGCCTACAAGGCCGAGGTTTTGCACCGCAAATACGAGCGCAAGGTCCGCCCCGTCAACCACTACGTGCTGGGATGGTTGCCGCGGTGGGCGCGCCTGGTTTCGGGATTTGCGCCGTTGGCGGCGATCGCGAACTGGTTCCTGAGCTTCCGTCCCTTCGCAAGGCTGGTGCTCAGGGTCGGGGGTATGGACCCGCGGCGGGCCATGGCCACTTTCGCAACCGAGCCGTTTCGGAAGTGGGTTAGGAAGCAGGACGAGGTCCGCCTCAGCGCCGCCACGCCTTCTTCCGCGAATGGAGCGGCCGCTGCGCGCCCCAGGGTCGTGTTGTGGGCTGATTCGTTCTCCGATTCGATGACTCCCGATACGGCCAAGGCTGCGTTGCGGGTGCTGGACGCGGCCGGCTATGACGTGATCGTTCCCGGTGGAGAGGCCTGCTGCGGTCTTACCTGGATTTCCACTGGGCAGCTGTCCGGGGCCCGCAAGAAGCAGGAGCAGTTGCTCAAGGTGCTGGGCCCGTTTGCCGTCGCCGGAATCCCGATCATCGGCGTGGAACCATCGTGCACGGGCGTGCTGCGGTCGGATCTGCTCGAACTGCACCCGGATGACCCGCGGGCGGTCGCCGTCGCCAACAAGACCATGACGCTTGCGGAGTTGCTGACTGCCCCGGCCCCCGTCGGCCCGGAAGGCCGCTGGACCATGCCGGACCTATCGGATGTGACGGCGATTGTGCAGCCTCACTGCCACCACCATTCGGTGATGGGTTTTGGCCCCGACGAGAAGCTGTTGAAGGATGCGGGAGCGCAGCTCACGACGCTGTCGGGATGCTGTGGTCTTGCGGGCAACTTCGGGATGGAAAACGGGCACTACGAGGTATCGGTGCAGGTCGCGGAGAATGAGCTGTTGCCAGCGCTGCGGGCCGCGGGCGAGGGGGACATTTTCATGGCGGACGGGTTTTCCTGCCGTACCCAGGCGGCTGACCTGGCCGGGGTGCAAGGTAAGACGCTCGCTCAGGTCATCGCCGATCGATTGTAG